One segment of Comamonas thiooxydans DNA contains the following:
- the nirB gene encoding nitrite reductase large subunit NirB — MKKSKLVMIGNGMAGVRALEELLAIAPDLYDITVFGAEPHPNYNRILLSPVLAGEQTLGDIVLNDWSWYQDHHILLHAGYTVTAVDRARRTVHAVNAQGESASAEYDRLIMATGSKPFILPIPGKDLEGVLAYRDIADTEAMIEAAKTLRHAVVIGGGLLGLEAANGLMKRGMQVTVVHVGDWLMERQLDDQAGRMLQKSLAERGMQFCMQAQTQELLGDEDDGRSGRVRAVRFKDGSEIPAELVVMAVGIRPSTELAESMHLHVNRGIVVSDTLQTVTDPRIYAVGECAAHRGIAYGLVAPLFEQGKVLANHLAEFGIGRYLGSLTSTKLKVTGIDLFSAGDFQGGGDTEEILMSDPYAGVYKKLVIKDDKLVGACLYGDTVDGSWYFKLLREGRSVADIRDKLMFGESNLGDTGHQGQSKAAAMADGDEVCGCNGVTKGAICKAIKDKGLFTLDDVRKHTKASASCGSCTGLVEQIIMFTAGGDYSAAPKTKAMCGCTDHGHQAVRNAIAEHKLLSTDAVFRFMEWRTPNGCASCRPAVNYYLISTWPKEARDDPQSRFINERSHANIQKDGSYSVIPRMWGGETTAAELRRIADVVDKYQIPTVKVTGGQRIDLLGVKKEDLQAVWNDIGMPCGHAYAKALRTVKTCVGSEWCRMGTQDSTQMGKDLERAMWRMYAPHKVKFAVSGCPRNCAESGIKDVGIIGVDSGWEMYVGGNGGIKTEVAHFFTKLKTAEEVMEYTGAFMQLYRLEGWYLERTVHYINRVGLDYVKRRILDDAEGRRALWEQLQFALDGEPDPWFEADKAAVDTRQFRALPADVSVIA; from the coding sequence ATGAAAAAATCCAAACTGGTCATGATTGGTAACGGAATGGCAGGCGTGCGCGCGCTGGAAGAGCTGCTGGCCATCGCCCCCGATCTGTACGACATCACGGTCTTCGGCGCCGAGCCGCATCCCAACTACAACCGCATTCTGCTGTCGCCCGTGCTCGCCGGCGAGCAGACGCTCGGCGATATCGTGCTCAACGACTGGTCCTGGTACCAGGACCACCATATCCTGCTGCACGCCGGCTATACCGTGACGGCCGTGGACCGGGCCCGGCGCACGGTACATGCGGTCAATGCCCAGGGCGAGAGTGCCAGCGCCGAGTACGACCGACTGATCATGGCGACGGGCTCCAAGCCTTTCATCCTGCCCATCCCCGGCAAGGACCTGGAGGGCGTGCTGGCCTACCGCGACATCGCCGACACCGAGGCCATGATCGAAGCGGCCAAGACACTCAGGCATGCGGTGGTGATCGGCGGTGGTCTGCTGGGACTGGAAGCGGCCAACGGCCTCATGAAGCGTGGCATGCAGGTCACCGTGGTGCATGTCGGCGACTGGCTGATGGAGCGCCAGCTCGACGATCAGGCGGGCCGCATGCTGCAGAAATCGCTGGCCGAGCGCGGCATGCAATTCTGTATGCAGGCGCAGACGCAGGAACTGCTGGGCGACGAGGACGACGGGCGCAGTGGCCGCGTGCGCGCCGTGCGTTTCAAGGACGGCAGCGAGATCCCGGCCGAACTGGTGGTGATGGCCGTGGGCATTCGTCCCAGCACCGAACTGGCCGAGTCCATGCACCTGCATGTGAACCGCGGCATCGTGGTCAGCGATACGCTGCAGACCGTGACCGATCCGCGCATCTATGCCGTGGGCGAATGCGCGGCACACCGAGGCATTGCCTACGGGCTGGTGGCGCCCCTGTTCGAGCAGGGCAAGGTGCTGGCCAACCATCTGGCCGAGTTCGGCATCGGCCGCTACCTGGGCTCGCTGACCTCGACCAAGCTCAAGGTCACGGGCATCGATCTGTTCTCTGCAGGCGATTTCCAGGGCGGCGGCGATACCGAGGAAATTCTCATGAGCGACCCCTATGCGGGGGTCTACAAGAAGCTGGTCATCAAGGACGACAAGCTGGTCGGAGCCTGCCTGTACGGCGACACGGTGGACGGCAGCTGGTACTTCAAGCTGCTGCGCGAGGGCCGCAGCGTGGCCGATATCCGCGACAAGCTGATGTTCGGCGAATCCAATCTCGGCGACACCGGCCACCAGGGTCAGAGCAAGGCCGCGGCCATGGCCGACGGCGACGAGGTCTGCGGCTGCAACGGCGTGACCAAGGGCGCGATCTGCAAGGCCATCAAGGACAAGGGCCTGTTCACGCTCGACGATGTGCGCAAGCACACCAAGGCCAGTGCCAGCTGCGGCTCCTGCACCGGGCTGGTGGAGCAGATCATCATGTTCACGGCCGGCGGCGACTACTCGGCGGCTCCCAAGACCAAGGCCATGTGTGGCTGCACCGACCACGGGCACCAGGCCGTGCGCAATGCGATCGCTGAGCACAAGCTGCTGAGCACGGATGCAGTGTTTCGCTTCATGGAGTGGCGCACGCCCAACGGCTGTGCCTCCTGCCGCCCGGCCGTCAACTACTACCTGATCAGCACCTGGCCCAAGGAAGCCAGGGACGACCCGCAAAGCCGCTTCATCAACGAACGCAGCCACGCCAATATCCAGAAGGACGGCAGCTACAGCGTGATTCCGCGCATGTGGGGCGGCGAGACCACGGCCGCCGAGCTGCGCCGCATTGCCGATGTGGTGGACAAGTACCAGATCCCCACCGTGAAGGTCACGGGCGGCCAGCGCATCGATCTGCTGGGCGTGAAGAAGGAGGATCTGCAGGCCGTCTGGAACGATATCGGCATGCCCTGCGGCCATGCCTATGCCAAGGCGCTGCGCACGGTCAAGACCTGTGTGGGCAGCGAATGGTGCCGCATGGGCACGCAGGACAGCACCCAGATGGGCAAGGACCTGGAGCGCGCCATGTGGCGCATGTACGCACCGCACAAGGTGAAGTTCGCCGTCAGCGGCTGCCCGCGCAACTGCGCGGAGTCCGGCATCAAGGATGTGGGAATCATCGGCGTGGACTCGGGCTGGGAGATGTATGTGGGCGGCAACGGCGGCATCAAGACCGAGGTGGCGCATTTCTTCACCAAGCTCAAGACCGCCGAAGAGGTGATGGAGTACACGGGCGCCTTCATGCAGCTGTATCGCCTGGAAGGTTGGTATCTGGAGCGCACGGTGCACTACATCAACCGCGTGGGTCTGGACTATGTCAAGCGACGCATCCTCGACGATGCCGAGGGCCGCAGGGCGCTGTGGGAGCAGCTGCAGTTTGCACTGGATGGCGAGCCCGATCCCTGGTTCGAAGCCGACAAGGCGGCCGTGGATACGCGCCAGTTTCGGGCTCTGCCTGCTGATGTGTCAGTTATTGCCTGA
- the cobA gene encoding uroporphyrinogen-III C-methyltransferase, producing MTNSHATSLSPAGRCYLVGAGPGDPELLTLKALRLIQSATLLLADDLVSADIVKLASASARIVHVGKRGGRESTSQEFIEKLMIMAARQGELVVRLKGGDPFIFGRGGEEVEHLRMAGIAVEVVNGITAGLAAATSLGVPLTHRDHAHGVVFITGHAKPGSAGHDWQLLAGTARMLGLTLVIYMGVATAALIQQQLLAGGLPASTPVALVQSASLPAQQQILTELGQMTQALASSGLGSPCVFVVGEVVRLAASSAEGLGGLLEQAQLRRVVGA from the coding sequence ATGACAAACAGCCATGCCACTTCCCTGTCGCCCGCGGGCCGTTGCTATCTGGTCGGTGCCGGCCCCGGCGATCCGGAGCTGCTCACGCTCAAGGCGCTGAGACTGATCCAGTCCGCCACGCTGCTGCTGGCCGATGACCTGGTATCCGCCGACATCGTGAAGCTCGCCAGCGCAAGCGCCCGCATCGTTCATGTGGGCAAGCGCGGCGGGCGCGAGAGCACCTCGCAGGAATTCATCGAGAAGCTCATGATCATGGCGGCCCGCCAGGGTGAGCTGGTAGTGCGCCTCAAGGGCGGCGATCCCTTCATCTTCGGCCGGGGCGGCGAAGAGGTCGAGCATTTGCGCATGGCGGGCATAGCCGTGGAAGTGGTCAACGGCATCACCGCCGGGCTGGCCGCAGCCACCAGTCTGGGCGTGCCGCTGACCCATCGGGACCATGCCCATGGCGTGGTGTTCATCACCGGCCATGCCAAGCCAGGCAGTGCCGGCCATGACTGGCAGCTGCTGGCCGGCACTGCCCGGATGCTGGGGCTGACGCTGGTGATCTACATGGGCGTTGCCACCGCCGCCCTCATCCAGCAGCAGTTGCTGGCAGGCGGACTGCCGGCATCTACTCCGGTGGCCCTGGTCCAGAGCGCCAGCCTGCCTGCACAGCAGCAGATCCTGACCGAGCTGGGGCAGATGACGCAGGCGCTGGCAAGCAGCGGACTGGGCAGCCCCTGCGTGTTCGTGGTGGGCGAGGTGGTCAGGCTGGCCGCATCGTCCGCCGAGGGCCTGGGCGGGCTGCTGGAGCAGGCGCAACTGCGCCGGGTCGTGGGCGCATGA
- the nirD gene encoding nitrite reductase small subunit NirD, producing the protein MSEWISICMIEDIPVLGARRVARAQGLDVAVFRNADDEVFALLDRCPHKGGPLSQGIVFGRSVACPLHNWTIALSSGEAAAPDEGCTPYFSVRVESGEVQLRADELASRALEQQRPHAGPAHCAGKSGCATA; encoded by the coding sequence ATGAGCGAATGGATTTCTATCTGCATGATTGAGGACATCCCTGTGCTGGGAGCGCGCCGCGTGGCGCGTGCACAAGGGCTGGATGTGGCTGTGTTCCGCAATGCCGACGACGAGGTGTTCGCGCTGCTGGACCGCTGCCCGCACAAGGGCGGCCCGCTGTCGCAGGGCATTGTGTTCGGGCGCAGTGTGGCCTGCCCGCTGCACAACTGGACGATTGCACTGAGCAGCGGCGAGGCGGCAGCCCCCGACGAAGGCTGTACCCCGTACTTCAGCGTACGCGTGGAGAGCGGCGAGGTGCAGCTGCGCGCCGACGAACTGGCCAGCCGTGCGCTGGAGCAGCAGCGGCCGCATGCCGGTCCCGCACATTGCGCGGGCAAATCCGGCTGCGCCACGGCCTAG
- a CDS encoding nitrate reductase produces the protein MKETKSTCPYCGVGCGVIIESDGLQITGVRGDPEHPANSGRLCTKGSTLHLTAALAYAQQARLLQPMRRLERTSTPQAASWDQALDELAARIAGIRAEHGPDALGFYLSGQLLTEDYYVFNKLVKGLLGTNNLDTNSRLCMSSAVAGYKATLGADAPPACYEDIDLAGCMFITGSNMAWAHPILFRRVEEARARNPQLRIIVADPRRTETAELADLYLPLQPGSDVMLFHGLLHTMLWEGWTDSAFIAQHTSGFAALKELVREATPEKVAAICGLPVADLYRAARWMALGGAQEPTDVRRPTLSLYCQGLNQSHSGTANNAALINLHLATGQIGRPGAGPLSLTGQPNAMGGREVGGLSNLLSAHRDLSNAGHRAEVARLWGVESIPQQPGKSALEMFEAAADGQIKALWIACTNPAQSMPEQAMVRRALERAELVVVQEAFAATETTAYADWLLPASTWGEKLGTVTNSERRISRVRAAVVAPGAARHDWQIGVQLARRLEQHLRPSLPSLFPYDTANADAGAEAVWNEHRESTRGRDLDITGLSWAVLEVKGPQQWPMPQGAGQGRQRLYGDALFATEDGRARFDAQPWQAVAVPRDARHPFSLNTGRLRDQWHGMTRTGQLGRLFAHVSEPQLQVSPQDMQRLQLQDGDLVHLSNRYGAIVLPVQAEGGLQPAQLYLPMHWGSMYLSGLGSKGQRLAGVNALTTPERCPRSKQPELKHVAVRLLKAELPWTCLGMAWLDDQQVQSVRQALSELMAEFDFASCVLFGRAVPLEKADQGRTGVQFRAAAYAQPDAEVLARLHGLLQLDGPQAMRYADARRQCSRAMAIGRQTGEPRLDAFLLCGDASAGRWLGPVLRDEQSVQSYGRLLLSSGARPPAAMPARSPQICACMNVDEASISSALTVCDGSADERLAQLKSSLGCGTRCGSCIPRIKQLVHATPAPQSAALPVAA, from the coding sequence ATGAAAGAAACCAAGTCCACCTGCCCCTATTGCGGTGTCGGCTGCGGCGTGATCATCGAATCCGATGGCCTGCAGATTACCGGCGTGCGCGGCGATCCCGAGCATCCTGCCAACTCGGGCCGTCTGTGTACCAAGGGCAGCACCCTGCATCTGACGGCCGCGCTGGCCTATGCCCAGCAGGCCCGCTTGCTGCAACCCATGCGCAGGCTGGAGCGGACATCCACGCCGCAGGCAGCGAGCTGGGATCAGGCCCTGGATGAACTGGCGGCGCGTATCGCCGGCATTCGCGCCGAACATGGTCCCGATGCACTGGGTTTCTATCTCAGCGGCCAGCTGCTGACCGAGGACTATTACGTCTTCAACAAGCTGGTCAAAGGCCTGCTGGGCACCAACAATCTCGACACCAATTCGCGCCTGTGCATGAGCAGTGCCGTGGCCGGCTACAAGGCCACGCTGGGCGCCGATGCACCGCCGGCCTGCTACGAGGACATAGACCTGGCCGGCTGCATGTTCATCACGGGTAGCAACATGGCCTGGGCGCATCCCATTCTGTTCCGGCGTGTGGAAGAGGCCAGGGCGCGCAATCCGCAACTCAGGATCATCGTGGCCGACCCGCGCCGTACCGAGACCGCAGAGCTGGCCGATCTCTATCTGCCGCTGCAGCCGGGCAGCGATGTGATGCTGTTTCACGGTCTGCTGCACACCATGTTGTGGGAGGGCTGGACGGACAGCGCCTTCATCGCCCAGCATACCAGCGGCTTTGCAGCGCTCAAGGAGCTGGTGCGCGAAGCCACGCCCGAGAAGGTCGCTGCCATCTGCGGCCTGCCCGTGGCGGACCTGTACCGGGCGGCGCGCTGGATGGCGCTGGGCGGTGCCCAGGAGCCGACGGACGTGCGTCGTCCCACGCTCAGCCTGTACTGCCAGGGTCTGAACCAGAGCCACAGCGGAACGGCCAACAATGCGGCGCTGATCAATCTGCATCTGGCCACCGGCCAGATCGGCAGGCCAGGCGCAGGCCCGCTGTCGCTGACGGGCCAGCCCAATGCCATGGGCGGGCGCGAGGTGGGCGGACTGTCCAATCTGCTGAGCGCGCATCGCGATCTATCCAACGCAGGGCACAGGGCCGAAGTGGCGCGGCTATGGGGTGTGGAGTCGATTCCGCAGCAGCCCGGCAAGTCTGCGCTGGAGATGTTCGAGGCTGCCGCCGACGGGCAGATCAAGGCCTTGTGGATTGCCTGCACCAATCCCGCGCAGAGCATGCCCGAACAGGCCATGGTGCGCAGGGCGCTGGAGCGTGCCGAGCTGGTGGTGGTGCAGGAGGCCTTTGCCGCGACCGAGACCACGGCCTATGCCGACTGGTTGCTGCCTGCCTCCACCTGGGGCGAGAAGCTGGGCACGGTCACGAACAGCGAGCGGCGCATCTCGCGGGTGCGCGCCGCCGTGGTCGCGCCGGGGGCGGCACGCCATGACTGGCAGATAGGCGTGCAGCTGGCGCGGCGTCTGGAACAGCATCTGCGGCCCTCGCTGCCAAGCCTGTTTCCCTATGACACGGCGAATGCCGATGCGGGAGCCGAAGCCGTCTGGAACGAGCATCGCGAGTCCACACGCGGGCGCGACCTGGATATCACGGGTCTGAGCTGGGCGGTGCTGGAGGTCAAGGGACCCCAGCAATGGCCCATGCCTCAAGGCGCCGGCCAGGGCCGGCAGCGTCTGTATGGCGATGCGTTGTTTGCGACCGAGGACGGGCGTGCGCGCTTTGATGCCCAGCCCTGGCAGGCGGTGGCCGTGCCGCGCGATGCACGGCATCCGTTCAGTCTCAACACCGGCCGCCTGCGCGATCAATGGCATGGAATGACGCGCACCGGCCAGCTGGGGCGCCTGTTCGCCCATGTCAGCGAACCGCAGCTGCAGGTCAGTCCCCAGGACATGCAGCGCCTGCAGCTGCAGGACGGCGACCTGGTCCACCTGTCCAACCGCTACGGCGCCATCGTGCTGCCTGTGCAGGCGGAAGGGGGGCTGCAGCCCGCACAGCTCTATCTGCCCATGCACTGGGGCAGCATGTATCTGAGCGGTCTGGGCTCCAAGGGACAGCGGCTTGCGGGAGTCAACGCCCTGACCACGCCCGAGCGCTGCCCGCGTTCCAAGCAGCCCGAGCTCAAGCATGTGGCCGTCAGGCTGCTCAAGGCCGAGCTGCCCTGGACCTGTCTGGGCATGGCCTGGCTTGATGACCAGCAGGTGCAGTCGGTTCGGCAGGCCTTGAGCGAATTGATGGCCGAGTTCGACTTTGCCAGCTGCGTGCTGTTCGGACGCGCCGTGCCGCTGGAAAAAGCGGATCAGGGCCGCACCGGCGTGCAGTTCCGCGCGGCGGCCTATGCGCAGCCCGACGCCGAGGTGCTGGCGCGGCTGCATGGCCTGCTGCAACTCGATGGCCCGCAGGCCATGCGCTATGCCGACGCGCGTCGCCAATGCAGCCGTGCCATGGCGATTGGCCGTCAGACCGGGGAGCCCAGGCTCGATGCCTTTTTGCTCTGCGGTGACGCCAGCGCCGGTCGCTGGCTGGGGCCGGTCCTGCGCGACGAGCAATCGGTGCAAAGCTATGGGCGTCTGCTGCTGTCCTCGGGTGCCAGGCCGCCCGCCGCCATGCCGGCCCGGTCGCCACAGATCTGTGCCTGCATGAATGTGGATGAGGCCAGCATCAGCTCGGCGCTGACCGTGTGCGATGGCTCCGCCGACGAACGGCTCGCGCAGCTCAAATCTTCTCTGGGATGCGGCACGCGCTGCGGCTCCTGTATTCCCAGGATCAAGCAACTGGTGCATGCGACGCCTGCGCCGCAGTCGGCAGCTCTGCCGGTCGCTGCCTAG
- a CDS encoding TonB-dependent receptor codes for MGTAWAQGAAEAASQTFTLGTVEVSARREAEELGAGDMQRVGSAEMERINASTVADAVRNLPGVSLSRNNRNEEMISLRGFDSRQVPIFVDGVPLYVPYDGYVDLGRFTTFDLAEINVAKAGASLLYGPNTLGGAVNLVTRKPVKPFEGDVRLGVGSGGERRASFNLGGNQGSWYYQLGASYLDADSFPLPRGFRDYKKQPTDTGNNRENADRTDKRLSFKLGLTPNATDEYAIGYVRQEGEKGNPVYTGQSTQKNAVRYWRWPYWDKDSLYFLSTTRLNSSNVLKTRLYHDTYKNGLDMYKDASYTAHDPTSSYKDVSKGASVEWINYAFSGHELHAAFHYKQDEHTDAASGKDPQKHYRDVTTSLVLEDHIALAERWRLTLGLSHDQRDAKQVYQWPTGSTSATNGLARLSYALTAQGDEVYLIASHKTRFPTIKDRYSARMGTALANPDLKPEVANHLELGLSGKPWQGGKGQAALFYSRVRDQIQTMVVDSTACGGKTCNQAQNVGRTRNAGFEVSLAQQLSAQWALHAGYTYLSRTNLSDRSITLTDTPRQRLTAALQWNPQAQWQLRAELEAEQGRKVPLSASGQAQVYQMAGYGVANLRARYLPRPDTTLDFGVANLGDKWYQLADGLPMPGRSWYVNLGYRF; via the coding sequence ATGGGCACGGCCTGGGCCCAGGGCGCAGCCGAGGCTGCGAGTCAGACCTTCACGCTGGGCACGGTGGAAGTCAGCGCGCGGCGCGAGGCCGAGGAGCTCGGGGCCGGCGACATGCAGCGCGTCGGCAGTGCCGAGATGGAGCGCATCAATGCCAGCACCGTGGCCGATGCCGTGCGCAATCTCCCCGGCGTGAGCCTGTCACGCAACAATCGCAACGAGGAAATGATCAGCCTGCGCGGCTTCGACTCGCGCCAAGTGCCCATCTTTGTGGATGGCGTGCCGCTGTACGTGCCCTATGACGGCTATGTGGATCTGGGCCGCTTCACCACCTTCGACCTGGCCGAGATCAATGTGGCCAAGGCCGGTGCCTCGCTGCTGTACGGCCCCAATACGCTGGGCGGTGCCGTCAATCTGGTCACGCGTAAACCGGTCAAGCCCTTCGAGGGCGATGTGCGCCTGGGTGTGGGCAGCGGCGGCGAGCGCAGGGCGAGCTTCAACCTGGGCGGTAACCAGGGCAGCTGGTACTACCAGCTGGGTGCCTCCTACCTGGATGCCGATAGCTTTCCTCTGCCCCGGGGCTTCAGGGATTACAAAAAGCAGCCCACCGATACCGGCAACAACCGCGAGAACGCGGACCGCACCGACAAGCGCCTGTCCTTCAAGCTGGGACTCACGCCCAATGCCACGGATGAATACGCCATCGGCTATGTGCGCCAGGAAGGCGAGAAGGGCAATCCCGTCTACACCGGTCAGTCCACGCAGAAGAACGCCGTGCGTTACTGGCGCTGGCCCTATTGGGACAAGGACAGCCTGTATTTCCTGAGCACGACCCGTTTGAACAGCAGCAATGTGCTCAAGACGCGCCTGTACCACGACACCTACAAAAACGGTCTCGACATGTACAAGGACGCCAGCTACACGGCCCATGATCCGACCAGCAGCTACAAGGATGTGAGCAAGGGTGCCAGCGTGGAGTGGATCAACTACGCCTTCTCCGGTCACGAGCTGCATGCGGCCTTCCATTACAAGCAGGACGAGCACACCGACGCGGCCTCGGGCAAGGACCCGCAGAAGCACTACCGCGATGTGACCACCTCGCTGGTGCTCGAGGATCACATTGCCCTGGCCGAGCGCTGGCGCCTGACGCTGGGCCTGAGCCATGACCAGCGCGACGCCAAGCAGGTCTACCAGTGGCCCACGGGCTCGACCAGCGCCACCAACGGCCTGGCGCGCCTGAGCTATGCGCTCACGGCCCAGGGCGACGAGGTCTATCTGATTGCCTCGCACAAGACCCGCTTTCCGACCATCAAGGACCGCTATTCGGCACGCATGGGAACGGCTCTGGCCAACCCCGACCTCAAGCCCGAGGTGGCCAACCATCTGGAGCTTGGCCTGAGCGGCAAGCCCTGGCAGGGCGGCAAGGGCCAGGCGGCGCTGTTCTACAGCCGGGTGCGCGACCAGATCCAGACCATGGTCGTGGACTCCACGGCCTGCGGCGGCAAGACCTGCAACCAGGCGCAGAACGTGGGACGCACGCGCAATGCCGGTTTTGAGGTGTCGCTGGCGCAGCAACTGTCGGCCCAATGGGCTCTGCATGCGGGCTACACCTATCTGAGCCGCACGAATCTCAGCGACCGCAGCATCACCTTGACGGACACGCCGCGCCAGCGCCTGACTGCAGCCCTGCAATGGAATCCGCAGGCCCAGTGGCAGCTGCGCGCCGAGCTGGAGGCCGAGCAGGGCCGCAAGGTGCCGCTGTCGGCCAGTGGCCAGGCACAGGTCTATCAGATGGCCGGCTATGGCGTGGCCAATCTGCGCGCGCGCTATCTGCCACGTCCGGACACCACGCTGGATTTCGGCGTGGCCAATCTGGGCGACAAGTGGTATCAGCTGGCCGACGGTCTGCCCATGCCTGGTCGCAGCTGGTACGTGAACCTGGGTTACCGATTCTGA
- a CDS encoding ABC transporter ATP-binding protein — MHTSLSTKYIEIHGVEQTFKTAKGLFPALRDINLNIAKGEFVSLIGHSGCGKSTLLNLIAGLTIPTGGALLCANKEIKGPGPERAVVFQNHSLLPWLSCWGNVHLAVERVFGKRESKAQLAQRTDAALAMVGLSHAAQKRPGEISGGMKQRVGIARALSMEPQVLLMDEPFGALDALTRAKLQDELLEIVARTQSTVVMVTHDVDEAVLLSDKIVMMTNGPAATIGEVLHVELPRPRSRVELAEDARYQSYRKAVIDFLYTRQGHVEKAA, encoded by the coding sequence ATGCATACATCTCTCAGCACCAAGTACATCGAGATCCACGGGGTGGAGCAGACCTTCAAGACGGCCAAGGGACTGTTTCCCGCACTGCGCGACATCAATCTGAACATTGCCAAGGGCGAGTTCGTCAGTCTCATCGGGCACTCGGGCTGCGGCAAGTCGACGCTGCTCAATCTGATTGCCGGCCTGACCATTCCCACGGGCGGTGCATTGCTGTGCGCCAACAAGGAAATCAAGGGCCCCGGGCCCGAGCGCGCGGTGGTCTTCCAGAACCATTCGCTGCTGCCCTGGCTGAGCTGCTGGGGCAATGTGCACCTCGCTGTGGAGCGTGTCTTCGGCAAGCGCGAAAGCAAGGCACAGCTGGCGCAGCGCACCGATGCGGCGCTGGCCATGGTGGGCCTCAGCCATGCGGCGCAAAAGCGCCCCGGCGAAATCTCGGGCGGCATGAAGCAGCGCGTGGGCATTGCCCGTGCCCTGTCCATGGAGCCCCAGGTGCTGCTCATGGACGAGCCCTTCGGCGCTCTCGATGCCCTGACGCGTGCCAAGCTGCAGGACGAGTTGCTGGAGATCGTGGCACGCACCCAGAGCACCGTGGTGATGGTCACGCACGATGTGGACGAGGCCGTGCTGCTGTCCGACAAGATCGTGATGATGACCAACGGTCCCGCTGCCACGATTGGCGAGGTGCTGCATGTGGAACTGCCACGCCCGCGCAGCCGGGTGGAGCTGGCTGAGGATGCCCGCTATCAGAGCTACCGCAAGGCCGTGATCGACTTTCTCTACACGCGTCAGGGCCACGTGGAAAAAGCGGCCTGA
- a CDS encoding NAD-dependent succinate-semialdehyde dehydrogenase: MSTAYPDTQLLIDGQWQDAASGKKIDVRNPATGEVIGRVAHADIADLDRALAAADKGFQVWRKVSAHERGAIMRRAAALLKERADEIAALLTQEQGKPLAEAKVEIIAGAGIIEWFADEALRVYGRIVPSRRPEQQQLVIKDPVGPVAAFTPWNFPVNQIVRKIGAALASGCSFLVKAPEETPASPAALLKCFVDAGIPAGVVGLVYGNPAQISEYLIAHPVIRKVTFTGSTAVGKQLAALAGQHMKRSTMELGGHAPVIVAEDADVQLAVKAAGAAKFRNAGQVCISPTRFLVHNSVREEFTRAMVAHAEALKVGNGLEQGTQMGPLANPRRVTALTQLIQNAEQSGAKLMTGGASFGSAGNFFAPTVLADVPLTADIFNQEPFGPVAAIRGFDRIEDAIQEANRLSYGLAAYAFTRSLKTTHLLSQDVEAGMLWINQPALPSAELPFGGIKDSGYGSEGGPEALEAYLVAKAVAISCV, from the coding sequence ATGAGCACTGCATATCCTGATACCCAGCTTTTGATCGACGGTCAGTGGCAGGACGCTGCCAGCGGCAAGAAAATTGATGTGCGCAACCCGGCAACCGGCGAGGTGATTGGCCGCGTGGCCCATGCCGATATTGCCGACCTGGACCGCGCCCTGGCGGCGGCCGACAAGGGCTTTCAGGTCTGGCGCAAGGTGTCTGCCCATGAGCGCGGCGCCATCATGCGCCGTGCCGCAGCCCTGCTCAAGGAGCGTGCCGACGAGATCGCCGCGCTGCTGACGCAGGAGCAGGGCAAGCCGCTGGCCGAGGCCAAGGTGGAAATCATTGCCGGCGCCGGCATCATCGAATGGTTTGCCGACGAGGCTTTGCGTGTCTATGGCCGCATCGTGCCTTCGCGTCGCCCCGAACAGCAGCAGCTGGTGATCAAGGACCCCGTGGGCCCGGTCGCCGCCTTCACGCCCTGGAACTTCCCCGTCAACCAGATCGTGCGCAAGATCGGCGCGGCCCTGGCTTCGGGCTGCTCCTTCCTGGTCAAGGCCCCCGAGGAGACTCCAGCCTCCCCCGCGGCCCTGCTCAAGTGTTTCGTCGATGCCGGCATTCCTGCCGGTGTGGTGGGCCTGGTCTATGGCAACCCCGCACAGATTTCCGAATATCTGATTGCCCACCCCGTGATCCGCAAGGTGACCTTCACGGGCTCCACGGCCGTGGGCAAGCAGCTGGCAGCCCTGGCTGGCCAGCACATGAAGCGCTCCACCATGGAACTCGGCGGTCATGCCCCCGTGATCGTGGCCGAGGATGCCGACGTGCAACTGGCCGTCAAGGCCGCAGGCGCGGCCAAGTTCCGCAACGCGGGCCAGGTCTGCATCTCGCCCACGCGCTTTCTGGTGCACAACAGCGTGCGCGAGGAGTTCACGCGCGCCATGGTGGCCCATGCCGAAGCATTGAAGGTCGGCAACGGCCTGGAGCAGGGCACGCAGATGGGCCCGCTGGCCAATCCGCGCCGCGTGACCGCGCTGACCCAGCTGATCCAGAACGCCGAGCAAAGCGGCGCCAAGCTGATGACGGGCGGCGCATCCTTTGGCTCTGCCGGCAACTTCTTTGCGCCCACGGTGCTGGCCGACGTGCCTCTGACGGCCGATATCTTCAACCAGGAGCCTTTCGGCCCCGTGGCGGCGATTCGCGGCTTCGACAGGATCGAGGATGCCATTCAGGAGGCCAATCGCCTGTCCTATGGCCTGGCCGCCTATGCCTTCACGCGTTCGCTGAAGACGACGCACCTGCTGTCGCAGGATGTGGAGGCCGGCATGCTGTGGATCAACCAGCCTGCTCTGCCATCGGCCGAGCTGCCCTTTGGCGGTATCAAGGATTCGGGCTATGGCTCCGAAGGCGGCCCGGAAGCGCTGGAAGCCTATCTGGTGGCCAAGGCCGTGGCGATCAGCTGCGTCTGA